In the Burkholderia multivorans ATCC BAA-247 genome, TGCGCGACCCATTTCGCCATCTGGCCGAACATCCGCCGATAGTCGATTTCCTGGAACGCCTCGCGGTCGAGATGCTCGCGCGCGCACTGGCCGACGAACAGGATCATCGGCGTCGAATCCTGGAATGCGGTATGCACGCCGATCGACGCGTGCGTCGCGCCGGGCCCGCGTGTGACGAACGCGATGCCGGGGCGGCCGGTCAGCTTGCCGACCGCTTCCGCCATGTTCGCGGCGGCCGCCTCGTGGCGGCAGACGACCGTCTGGATGCGCGCAGTGTCGTCCGCGAGCGCATCGAGTACGGCGAGAAAGCTCTCGCCCGGCACGCAGAACACGCGTTCGACGTGATTGGCGAGCAACGCATCGACGAGCAGTCGCGCGCCGGTGGTGGCGGGCTGCTCGAGATCCTTGGAATGCGACATGGGCTGCCGTCTCCCTGGGTAGCGGGACGTACAGATTACGCTCGTTGGCGGGGCTACGGTATGCCGGCCGATGAAAAGTGTCGGAACACGGGAGGGCGCAAGCGGCGTCGTGTACACACATGGATTTACATTGGACGAAGAATGACCTAATGTACATCCATCGTACATCCGTAATGGGAGAGATGACATGCATACCACCCGGGTCTTCCGGAATGGCAACTCGCAGGCGGTGCGGATTCCTGCGGATCTTGCTTATGAGCGCAGCGATATCGAACTCGAAATCGAGCGTGTCGGTGACGAAATTCGCATCCGGCCTGCGCGGCGGCCGCTGACCGGCGTGCTCGGCAAGTTCGCGAAATTCGGGCCCGATTTCATGGCCGAGGGGCGCGGCGATCAGGAACAGGCCGAGCGCGAGGGTTGGTGATGCCGCGCTACATGCTCGACACCAACATGTGCATCTATCTGATGAAGAACCAGCCGGAGCAGGTCGCGCGGCGTTTCGCGCAGTGCTACACGGGGGACGTCGTCATGTCGGCGATCACCTATGCGGAACTCGAGTACGGCGTGACGCTATGCACCAATCCTGCCCGCGAACGCCGCAATCTCGCCGCGCTGATCGAGGATATCCCGGTGGCGCCGTTCGACGTTGCGGCTGCGCAGGCATACGGCCCCATTCGAGAGGCGACGCGCGAACGCAAGAAGGATCATCTCGACAAGCTGATCGGCGCGCACGCCGTATCGCTCGACGTCGTGCTGGTGACCAACAACGAGCGTGATTTCGCGAGTTATCCGGGCTTGAGGCTGGAGAACTGGCTGATCGGCTAGCACGCGGATGCCGCGGCCGGCCGGTTCGAACGGCCGCGACGGCGGCCGGCGTGCGACGGCCCGCCGATGTAAGGCGGGCGCGTATCGCGCGGTCGGGGCGAGCGGCCGCGACGGCCGCCGCTCAGCACTCCACGATGTTCACGGCCAGCCCGCCGCGCGACGTTTCCTTGTACTTCGTCTTCATGTCGGCGCCGGTTTCGCGCATCGTCTTGATCACCGAGTCGAGCGACACATAGTGCGAGCCGTCGCCGCGCAGCGCCATGCGCGCCGCGTTGACGGCCTTCACCGATGCCATCGCGTTGCGCTCGATGCACGGAATCTGCACCATCCCGCCGACCGGGTCGCACGTGAGGCCGAGGTTGTGTTCCATGCCGATCTCGGCCGCATTCTCGACCTGGCGCGGCGTGCCGCCGAGCACCGCCGCGAGCGCGCCGGCCGCCATCGAGCAGGCGACGCCGACTTCGCCCTGACAGCCGACTTCCGCGCCCGAAATCGACGCGTTGAGCTTGTACAGAATGCCGATCGCGGCGGCCGTCAGCAGGAAGTCGATCACGCCCTGTTCGTTCGCGCCCGGCGTGAAGCGCGTGTAGTAATGCAGTACGGCGGGGATGATGCCGGCCGCGCCGTTGGTCGGCGCGGTGACGACGCGCCCGCCTGCCGCGTTTTCCTCGTTCACCGCGATCGCATACAGGTTGATCCAGTCGACCATCGACAGCGGATCCTGCAGCGCACGCTCCGGGTTGCCGGTCAGCGCGCGGTACAGCTGCGGCGCGCGACGCTTCACCTGGAACGGGCCCGGCAGGTTGCCTTCGGCGTCCGGGTTGCCGATGCCGCAGCCGCGCGACACGCACGACTGCATCACGGCCCAGATCTTCAGCAGGCCGTCGCGCGTCTCCTGCTCGGTATGCCACGCACGCTCGTTTTCCCACATCAGCTGCGCGATCGACTTGCCGGTCGACTCGGTCAGCGCGAGCAGCTCGGCGCCGGTGCGGAACGGATGCGTCATCTGTTCGGCCGCGCTCAGCACCTTCGTGTTCGGTGCACCGGCCGTCACGACAAAGCCGCCGCCGACCGACAGATACGTGCGCTCGGCGAGCACCGCGCCGTTCGCGTCGGACGCGCGCAGCTTCATCCCGTTCGGGTGTTCGGGCAGCGCCTGCCGGTAGAACGCGATGTTCTCCTTCAGCACGAACGGCACCGGGTGCTTGCCGAGCAGCGCGAGCTGCTTCGACGTGCGCACCTGCTCGAGCCGTGCGCCGATCGTGTCCGGATCGACGGTGTCGGGCGCGTCGCCGAGCAGGCCGAGCATCACGCCGCGGTCGGTGCCGTGACCCTTGCCGGTCGCGCCGAGCGAACCGTACAGCTCGACCTTCACGTGCGCAGTCGCGTCGAGCAGTCCGTCGCGCTCGAGGCCCTGGACGAACATCAGCGCTGCGCGCATCGGTCCGACCGTATGCGAACTGGACGGCCCGATGCCGATCTTGAAGAGGTCAAACACGCTGACTGCCATTTGAATTCCTGCCTTGCGATAAAAAACTAGCGCGCCTGCAACGGCAGGCACGCGGCGAGCCATGCGGGCGGCGTTGGAGAAAGCTGCTGCGCGACGCGGGCGTAGCGTCCGTCGAGCCGCGCAGCGAGATGAAACAGTTCGGTGGCGTTTTTCGGGTCCCACTGCCCCGTATAGCCCGGCAAGCCGGCCTCGCGACGCTTCGCATCGAACGGTACCGTCGAATGCACGAATTCTTCGTGCGTCTTCTCGCCGAGCGCGTACGGTACGAGCCAGTCGAGCGCCGCGGCGAGCGTCGCGCCGTTCGTTCCGCGCTCGCGCAGCCAGTTGCGGTTGAAGCGGCGCGCGGCCAGCGCGGCCGTGACGAGCGGCTGCAGATCGTAGACCGCATAGTGCAGCGCATCGCGTTCGCCGAAATCCGAGGTCGCGCCGTCCGGGCCGATGTTGTCGGCCAGATGCTCGGCGAACAGCCGCTGCGCGGCGTTCATCATCTTCCGGTCGCCGAGCGTGAACGCGGACAGCGCGATCAGCTTGATCCGATGACTCTGCCAGTTGTTGCGCCAGATGCCGGTGAGCGGCCGCTTCTGCGCGTCGATCTGCGCGACATAGCCGGCGCCGAGCTTCGCGATGAACGCCGACGTCGCGTTGCGCGTCTTCACCGGCAGCGCGCTCGCGGTCATGTCGTACGCGAGGATCAGACTCTCGAAGCGCGTCTCGTCGATCGGATTGAAACTCGGTTGATACGTCGAAACCCACGCGGACAGGAACCGGTCAACGAGCTGCAGATACCGCGGCGTATTCGTCACGCGCCAGGCGAGCGCGGCGTCGCGCATCAGATCCATGTCCTTCAGTGCTTCGACACTCTGATCGTAGATCCCCTCGTGCGGCAGCGTGCCTTCGGTGTGCACGCGCGCCATCGCGTGCGGCTGCTCGCCGATGCGCGCGTCGACGCTGCGGATCAGCGCCTGCACGCCCGGTTCGGCATGCGTCGTCTCGCTCGCCTGCAGGGCAGGCGCCGCGCAGAAATTCATCGCCGCGTGCGCGCTGCCGGCCGCGCCGAAGCCGGCAGCGGCAAGCGACAGCGACGCGGCGAGCGTCGGCACGAAGCGGCCGGCGCGCATGCGGCGCTGCGTCTGCGTCGCGTCGTGGCCCGGAAACATCGGACGCACCATACGGAACTCCTCG is a window encoding:
- a CDS encoding type II toxin-antitoxin system VapC family toxin, encoding MPRYMLDTNMCIYLMKNQPEQVARRFAQCYTGDVVMSAITYAELEYGVTLCTNPARERRNLAALIEDIPVAPFDVAAAQAYGPIREATRERKKDHLDKLIGAHAVSLDVVLVTNNERDFASYPGLRLENWLIG
- the vapB gene encoding type II toxin-antitoxin system VapB family antitoxin encodes the protein MHTTRVFRNGNSQAVRIPADLAYERSDIELEIERVGDEIRIRPARRPLTGVLGKFAKFGPDFMAEGRGDQEQAEREGW
- a CDS encoding alginate lyase family protein; this encodes MVRPMFPGHDATQTQRRMRAGRFVPTLAASLSLAAAGFGAAGSAHAAMNFCAAPALQASETTHAEPGVQALIRSVDARIGEQPHAMARVHTEGTLPHEGIYDQSVEALKDMDLMRDAALAWRVTNTPRYLQLVDRFLSAWVSTYQPSFNPIDETRFESLILAYDMTASALPVKTRNATSAFIAKLGAGYVAQIDAQKRPLTGIWRNNWQSHRIKLIALSAFTLGDRKMMNAAQRLFAEHLADNIGPDGATSDFGERDALHYAVYDLQPLVTAALAARRFNRNWLRERGTNGATLAAALDWLVPYALGEKTHEEFVHSTVPFDAKRREAGLPGYTGQWDPKNATELFHLAARLDGRYARVAQQLSPTPPAWLAACLPLQAR
- a CDS encoding L-serine ammonia-lyase, whose product is MAVSVFDLFKIGIGPSSSHTVGPMRAALMFVQGLERDGLLDATAHVKVELYGSLGATGKGHGTDRGVMLGLLGDAPDTVDPDTIGARLEQVRTSKQLALLGKHPVPFVLKENIAFYRQALPEHPNGMKLRASDANGAVLAERTYLSVGGGFVVTAGAPNTKVLSAAEQMTHPFRTGAELLALTESTGKSIAQLMWENERAWHTEQETRDGLLKIWAVMQSCVSRGCGIGNPDAEGNLPGPFQVKRRAPQLYRALTGNPERALQDPLSMVDWINLYAIAVNEENAAGGRVVTAPTNGAAGIIPAVLHYYTRFTPGANEQGVIDFLLTAAAIGILYKLNASISGAEVGCQGEVGVACSMAAGALAAVLGGTPRQVENAAEIGMEHNLGLTCDPVGGMVQIPCIERNAMASVKAVNAARMALRGDGSHYVSLDSVIKTMRETGADMKTKYKETSRGGLAVNIVEC